The following proteins are co-located in the Myroides profundi genome:
- a CDS encoding NADH-quinone oxidoreductase subunit J family protein: MVEILFYILSTITLGSAVLTLLSKNPIHSALWLVVSFFSIAGHYILLNSQFLGMVHIMVYSGAIMILMLFTIMLMNLNISHEVSKPFITKVVATIAFCLVGLLLLSITMRGAQTYELQYATHGQDFQSVQVLGKVLLNEYVMPFEMVAVLLLLSMIGAVLISKKDKTDKEA; the protein is encoded by the coding sequence ATGGTAGAAATATTATTTTATATTCTTTCGACTATAACACTCGGAAGTGCAGTACTTACCCTATTGAGCAAAAACCCTATCCATAGTGCTCTATGGTTAGTAGTGAGTTTCTTTTCAATAGCTGGACACTACATTCTATTAAACTCACAGTTTTTAGGAATGGTACACATTATGGTTTACTCTGGTGCTATCATGATTTTAATGCTATTTACAATCATGTTAATGAACTTAAATATAAGCCATGAAGTCTCTAAACCTTTTATCACTAAAGTTGTTGCTACAATAGCTTTCTGTTTAGTAGGTTTATTATTGCTTTCTATTACTATGCGTGGAGCTCAAACTTACGAATTGCAATACGCAACTCATGGACAAGACTTCCAATCAGTACAAGTACTAGGTAAAGTATTATTAAATGAATACGTAATGCCTTTCGAAATGGTAGCTGTTCTATTATTATTATCTATGATAGGT